A genomic region of Pelodiscus sinensis isolate JC-2024 chromosome 19, ASM4963464v1, whole genome shotgun sequence contains the following coding sequences:
- the CD63 gene encoding CD63 antigen has product MAVEGCMRCVKFLVFFFNFLFWLCGIALIVIGIYVQIELNNTLIMSSASASGAPIVIIVVGVVIFFVSFFGCCGAWKESYCMVTTFAILLTIIFLVEIAAAIAGYIFKDKVRTLLHDGLEDGMKKYNDSVVRQAIDDLQKEYSCCGVNNYTDWFSIPPFKANNSVPSSCCWANATSLDTCGRNPPQSINTGGCVKSIEAWLRKHIVIVAAVALGIAFFELLGIIFACCLMKGIRSGYEVM; this is encoded by the exons ATGGCGGTGGAAGGCTGCATGAGATGCGTCAAGTTTCTGGTTTTCTTCTTCAACTTCTTGTTCTGG ctctgcggcATCGCCCTCATCGTCATCGGGATCTATGTGCAGATTGAGCTCAACAACACGCTGATCATGAGCAGCGCTTCGGCCTCGGGCGCCCCCATCGTCATCATCGTTGTGGGGGTCGTCATCTTCTTCGTCTCCTTCTTCGGCTGCTGCGGGGCCTGGAAGGAGAGTTACTGCATGGTCACcacg ttCGCCATCTTGCTCACCATTATCTTCCTGGTGGAGATTGCAGCTGCCATTGCCGGGTACATCTTCAAGGACAAG gtgcgCACGCTGCTCCATGACGGGCTGGAGGACGGGATGAAGAAATACAATGACTCAGTTGTCCGGCAGGCCATTGACGACCTGCAGAAGGAA TATTCCTGCTGCGGGGTCAATAACTACACAGACTGGTTCTCCATCCCCCCGTTCAAGGCCAACAACAGCGTCCCCAGTTCCTGCTGCTGGGCGAACGCTACCTCCCTCGACACCTGCGGCCGTAATCCGCCTCAGTCCATCAACACCGGG ggctgtgtgaagaGCATCGAGGCCTGGCTGAGGAAACACATTGTGATCGTGGCGGCCGTGGCGCTGGGCATCGCCTTCTTTGAG CTCCTGGGCATCATCTTCGCCTGCTGCCTCATGAAGGGCATCCGCAGTGGCTACGAGGTCATGTAG